The DNA sequence CGGGCGGAGACACCGCGATCTCCAGGCTCCGGTCGATGCTCGCGCCCCGCGGCACGCTGGTGATCGTCGGTGGCGAAGGCGGCGACCCGATGACCGGCATGGGCCGGCAGCTACATGCGCGGATCCTGTCGCCGTTCGTGGGCCAGCGGCTCACGTTCATCGTCAACCGGGAGCGCCAGTCCGACCTCGAACGGCTCCGTCAGCTCGTCGAGGACGGCATCGTCAAACCGGCCGTCGACACCGTGTACCCGCTCGACCAGGCGGCTGCGGCCGTGAGGCACCTGGTCGCCGGGCGGACGAAGGGGAAGCTGGCGATCGGCGTCAGGGATGTGGCCGGGCAAACCGCTTGAACAAGCCATGCGGCGGTATTCTCCGATGCGGCATTCCTCCTTCTTCTCCGTCCTTACGAGGAGGATCGAGCGCATGGCCAGGCGATCTGGAAGGGCGATGCTGGCGACAGCGACGGTTCTCGGCGCGGTCCTCATGGCCGGTACCACGCCGGCGACGGGGGCCGGCAGGATGGTCACGCTGCGGGGCAGCACGCCGGTGTGGGCATCGCAGCCCGCGCTCCGCCCATCACCGGCGGACGGGCATGTGTCCGTGCGCGTGATCCTTGCGCCCCGGGGAGGGGTCGCGGCGCTCGAGTCGGCGGTGCTCGCGACCACCACGCCGGACAGCTCGAGGTATCGGCACTTCCTCACGCCGGCCCAGTTCCGCGCGCGGTACGAGCCCACGGATGCTGCCGTCGCGGCCGTTCGCGGCTGGCTGCAGCGCTCGGGCATGCACGTCACGCAGGTGTCCCCGTACCGGCGCGACATCGCTGCGAGTGGAAGCGTCGCGGCGGCGGAGCACGCCTTCGGGACGACCCTCGAGGTCTACCGCCACGCCGGACGCCTCGTTCGCGCGCCGGCGCGGGACGCGCGCGTCCCGGCCGGCGTCTCGCGTTACGTCTGGGGCGAGACCGGCCTCGACACCACGCCGGTCTACGAGCGCCCTGCGCTCACCCCGCCGCCGCGCGGCGAGGTCGACGCCGGGCCCTGCAGCCGCTACTACGGACAGCGGCGAGCGACCTTCAAGGCGAACGGCCGCACCCGCCTGCCCGCATTTCACGGCGCATTCCGCAGCTATCACGTCTGCGGGTACACGCCGATCCAGCTGCGACGGGCCTATCACGTCGGCCGGACCGGGTTGACCGGCAACGGTCAGACGATCGGAATCGTCGACGCCTACGCCGATCAGACGATCGAGCCCGACGCGGACAGGTACGCGCGTCTCCATGGGGATCCCGGCTTCGCGGCCGGCCAGCTCACCCAGCGGGTGTTCACGCCGTTCGACCGGCGGCCCGGATGCGCAGGCCCGGCCGGCTGGTCACGCGAGGAGACGCTCGACGTCGAGGCCGCGCACGCGATGGCGCCCAGGGCCAAGATGATCTACTTCGGAGCGAGAGACTGTGGGATCGTCAGCCTGCTCCATGCGCTCGCCTTCGCGGTCGACAAGAACCAGGTGAGCGTGCTCAGCAGCTCGTGGGGCGGCCCTGAATCCAACTACACGAGCGGGAGAATCGCCGCGGTACGCCAGGTCATCCTCCAGGGCGAAGCCCAGGGGATCACCTTCCTGTGGCCGACAGGAGACCACGGCAACGAGCGCGCAGGGGGCCGCGCCCACGTCGAGTATCCGGCCAGCGACCCGTTCGCAACGGCGGTCGGCGGCACGTCGACGGCGATCGGGCGCAGCGGCAGGATCCTCTGGCAGACGGGATGGGGATCGCACTCCTACCTGCTCTCCGGCGAAGGCAGGCGCTGGCTCCCCCGCGGGTTCTACGCAGGCACCGGGGGCGGGTTCTCGCGCCGCTTCGCCCGGCCGGCCTACATGCACGGCATCGTCGGGAGGGCGTTCCCACCCGGTCGCGCCATCCCGGACGTGGCGATGGACGCGGACTCGACGACGGGGATGCTCGTCGGCCAGACCGAAAAGGTCGGCGGGCGGATCCGTTTCAACCAGACCCGGATCGGCGGCACGAGCCTCGCCGCGCCGCTCATGGCCGGAATGGTGGCGATGGCCGCCCAACACGCAAGGGGGCGCATCGGCGACCTGACGCCGATCGTCTACCGGCTCAAGCGCGAGCGGAAGGGTGCGTTCACCGACGTCACGGATGTCCACTCCAAGGACGGGAACGTCTTCCGCCTCTTCGACAACGGACTCAACCCTCGGGGAGGTTCGACCTACGTCCTGGCCACCTTCGGACACGACACGGCGCTCGCGACACGCAAGGGGTGGGACGACACCACCGGCGTCGGCTCGCCCGACGCCCGGTTCCTCACCATCGTCGCCAGGGCGAAGTAGGTCCGCTCCTCCAGGTTTTTACAACTCCCTTTCGGGTTCTCATCCACATGCTTACAGCCGGGCGGCAGAGTGTCCGTGGACACGTTGATGCCGGCGCATGTGCCGTACGAGGGGTTCCCGACGCGCCGGCCCTGACACCGAGACTCCTGGAGGATTTTTCGAATGCGCCGAGCTTCGCTGGTCGCCGTCGTGGTCGTGGCACTCCTCGCCGCCGCCGCTCCGGCACAGGCGGTGAAACCGCCTGTCGTCCCGACCCGTGGCGCTCTGTGGGGCGCATTCCCGAACGAGCCGGGCGGCATCCCGGCGCTCCAGGCCCGCGTCGGCCGCCGGCTGGCGATCGTGAACCGGTACGTCCCATGGGACTTCTCGAACTGGTCGTCGATCTCCGACTACCTGAGGACCGGACACCTGCCGATGGTCTCGTGGTCGGCCGCGCCCAAGACGACGGCCTCGGCCATCGCGAGCGGCAGCCAGGACTCGGTGATCGTCGCGGCCGCCAGGGCGCTCAAGCATGCCGGCGGACGCGTCTTCCTGCGCCCGTTCTACGAGTTCGACCAGCCGCCGGGGCATCCCCGCTACATCGGCACGCCGAGCGAGGTCCGGGCGGCATGGCGCCGGCTCGCGAACATCTTCCACTCGGTCGGGGCGAAGAACGTCCGCCTCGTGTGGT is a window from the Gaiellales bacterium genome containing:
- a CDS encoding S53 family peptidase; its protein translation is MARRSGRAMLATATVLGAVLMAGTTPATGAGRMVTLRGSTPVWASQPALRPSPADGHVSVRVILAPRGGVAALESAVLATTTPDSSRYRHFLTPAQFRARYEPTDAAVAAVRGWLQRSGMHVTQVSPYRRDIAASGSVAAAEHAFGTTLEVYRHAGRLVRAPARDARVPAGVSRYVWGETGLDTTPVYERPALTPPPRGEVDAGPCSRYYGQRRATFKANGRTRLPAFHGAFRSYHVCGYTPIQLRRAYHVGRTGLTGNGQTIGIVDAYADQTIEPDADRYARLHGDPGFAAGQLTQRVFTPFDRRPGCAGPAGWSREETLDVEAAHAMAPRAKMIYFGARDCGIVSLLHALAFAVDKNQVSVLSSSWGGPESNYTSGRIAAVRQVILQGEAQGITFLWPTGDHGNERAGGRAHVEYPASDPFATAVGGTSTAIGRSGRILWQTGWGSHSYLLSGEGRRWLPRGFYAGTGGGFSRRFARPAYMHGIVGRAFPPGRAIPDVAMDADSTTGMLVGQTEKVGGRIRFNQTRIGGTSLAAPLMAGMVAMAAQHARGRIGDLTPIVYRLKRERKGAFTDVTDVHSKDGNVFRLFDNGLNPRGGSTYVLATFGHDTALATRKGWDDTTGVGSPDARFLTIVARAK
- a CDS encoding glycosyl hydrolase, translated to MRRASLVAVVVVALLAAAAPAQAVKPPVVPTRGALWGAFPNEPGGIPALQARVGRRLAIVNRYVPWDFSNWSSISDYLRTGHLPMVSWSAAPKTTASAIASGSQDSVIVAAARALKHAGGRVFLRPFYEFDQPPGHPRYIGTPSEVRAAWRRLANIFHSVGAKNVRLVWCPMAADFHDGIAKSFYPGDRYVNWVGADGYNFPGKTWRPFKDIFQRAYHFTYVHAKRMIIAETASPAADPRTPRWMVGAAKWIRHHTYVHAVSYFDSTSPKGFNFQVATNARTLAAFRAWGLRRYFHQ